The DNA segment CAGTAATCATAGTTGTCTGGTGTGCCCAGATTGGCCAGCAGCACACCAACTTTGGCCCGCGGCACAGGCGGGTGGTCAGGCTGTGCAAATTCAAGCCGCCCCTCGCCGGGCTGGTCCATATGCATCGGGCATCGTGCGGTCGCGGTATCTGGCTTTGCATCAAGCATGGCTGTATCCTTCATACCATATCTCCCGGCGCATTTCTGGATTTGTTCGTGATGTAAAGGGTTTTGGCCGGGAATCAATCTTTACTCGGGATTTTGATCTGATCGGGTAGCGGACTTTCTTGTGTTCCCAGCGCATCTGCAAGGCGTGCTTGCGCGGAACCGGGGCGCAGGGGGCGTGGCTGGCTGGAGTCCGGGGCCCAGCCTGTCAGGAACAAAAGATCAAAGCTTGCACGCAATCTGCCTGCCTCATCTGCGTAATGGGCGGCGTATAACTCTGCTGCGCGCGCGAAGACGGTGCGCGGGGTAAAGCTGCGACGTCTTGCCGCAAGCGCATTGCGTTCCCCCATCGCGCGCAAATCCGCATACAGCGTCTCGATCCGCTGATAGGCCACGTGCTGGCTGACCGTGTCGGCCACGGGCATGGCAAGGCCCGCGCGCTGCAACAAGCCGCCAAGGTCGCGGATTTCGGCCATAGGCACCACGCGCGGGCTAAGCCCGCCGCTAATATCGGCTTCGGCCTGTGCCAGACAGGCGCGCAATTCGGCCAAGGTCTGCCCGCCGGGCAGAACCGCCAGAAACAACCCGTCGGGACGCAGCGCACGCCGTGCCTGCACCATCTGTCCCACCGGGTCTGCGGCCCAGTGCAGCGCCATAGCATGGATCACCAGATCATGCGCGCCCGCCTCCAATGCCAGAACCGCATCATCGGGCACAAGTTCGGCCCCCGGCAGAAAATCTGCCCAAAGCTGCGGATGACCGGTCACAATCGCGGGCGATGTAAACTGTCTGTTA comes from the Roseinatronobacter monicus genome and includes:
- a CDS encoding methyltransferase domain-containing protein; translated protein: MTHSPPELADRAALLRNRARAGGENFLHTIAHEELALRLAEVNRQFTSPAIVTGHPQLWADFLPGAELVPDDAVLALEAGAHDLVIHAMALHWAADPVGQMVQARRALRPDGLFLAVLPGGQTLAELRACLAQAEADISGGLSPRVVPMAEIRDLGGLLQRAGLAMPVADTVSQHVAYQRIETLYADLRAMGERNALAARRRSFTPRTVFARAAELYAAHYADEAGRLRASFDLLFLTGWAPDSSQPRPLRPGSAQARLADALGTQESPLPDQIKIPSKD